From one Ammospiza nelsoni isolate bAmmNel1 chromosome 14, bAmmNel1.pri, whole genome shotgun sequence genomic stretch:
- the BCL2L10 gene encoding bcl-2-like protein 10: MPRSLKEETALLLEDYFQHRAGSAALPCSPTAGTLRRAAAELERQERPFFRSCAPLARAEPREAAALLARVAAQLEADGGLNWGRLLALVVFAGTLAAALAERGCSDGPRCLAAHLAAYLAEERGEWLEAHGGWDGFCRFFGRLGSEAAEQSSTIGNAIVAAAAGIGMAGLAFLLVR; encoded by the exons ATGCCGCGCTCGCTGAAGGAGGAGACGGCGCTGCTGCTGGAGGATTACTTCCAGCAccgcgccggcagcgccgcgctgccctgcagccccacggcGGGCACGCtgcggcgggcggcggccgaGCTGGAGCGGCAGGAGCGGCCCTTCTTCCGCTCCTGCGCGCCGCTGGCGCGGGCCGAGCCGCGGGAGGCGGCCGCGCTGCTGGCCAGGGTGGCGGCGCAGCTCGAGGCCGACGGCGGCCTCAACTGGGGCCGGCTGCTGGCGCTCGTGGTGTTCGCGGGCACGCTGGCGGCCGCGCTGGCCGAGCGGGGCTGCAGCGACGGGCCGCGCTGCCTGGCCGCTCACCTGGCCGCATACCTGGCCGAGGAGCGCGGCGAGTGGCTGGAGGCGCACGGCGGATGG GATGGCTTCTGTCGGTTCTTTGGCAGGCTGGGCTCGGAGGCGGCcgagcagagcagcaccatcGGCAATGCCAtcgtggcggcggcggcgggcatCGGCATGGCGGGGCTGGCCTTCCTCCTGGTGCGGTAG